One genomic segment of Paenibacillus durus includes these proteins:
- a CDS encoding amino acid ABC transporter permease, with the protein MDFVGAYSADNLKFLLDGLYVTLIVAFSAIALSFLLGCILGVIRYTNIPVLSQITFVFVELFRNLPLLLIIFFMRFALPEVGIKLGLITAAVAALTIFEGAMISEIVRGGLSSVDKGQIEAGRSSGLTGMQTLWHIVLPQGLRRMVPPLVSQFISLLKDTSLAVIISLPELMHNAGIIIGHGYNYTIPTLLLVALIYFTVNYLLSRLSKRLETKNA; encoded by the coding sequence ATGGATTTTGTCGGCGCTTATTCGGCGGATAATCTCAAGTTCTTGTTGGATGGTCTGTATGTCACACTGATTGTCGCTTTTTCGGCGATTGCTCTCAGCTTCCTGCTTGGTTGCATCCTTGGTGTGATCCGCTACACGAACATTCCGGTGTTGTCACAGATCACCTTCGTGTTTGTAGAACTGTTCCGCAATTTGCCGCTGCTGCTCATCATCTTCTTCATGCGCTTTGCGCTGCCGGAGGTCGGTATCAAGCTTGGTCTGATCACGGCGGCGGTTGCGGCGCTGACGATTTTTGAGGGGGCCATGATTTCGGAGATTGTGCGCGGCGGACTGTCCTCGGTTGACAAAGGGCAGATTGAGGCGGGACGCTCATCGGGACTTACGGGAATGCAGACGCTGTGGCATATCGTGCTTCCCCAAGGTCTCCGGCGGATGGTTCCGCCGTTAGTGAGCCAGTTTATCTCGCTGCTGAAGGATACGTCGCTGGCGGTGATAATTTCTCTGCCCGAACTGATGCATAACGCCGGAATCATTATCGGACACGGCTATAACTATACGATTCCGACGCTGCTGCTCGTAGCGCTGATCTATTTTACAGTCAACTACCTGCTGTCCCGGCTGTCCAAACGCCTGGAGACGAAGAATGCCTAA
- a CDS encoding ATP-binding protein, translating into MGQPLNRHPYIQILLVAVVTAIAGEFKINPYAGDIFRIGLGSSAFLLFLLLFRHLPFILTGVVTGVSVLLFRTGLDLAGTDFTILEIVTRHCSAMVYYIVFAVLMRVIKERMDGFHPLVLGAVAAVIDLLSNEMELLTRLLVLGTTSFRLNEWTYLMAIAMLRTYFTTGLYSSISVSQLRLVQKEQNRRMEQMLGFGSGLYGEVFYLQKSIGTLEQATLDSYDLYRSLKDGGELANSRQVLHITQQIHEVKKDSQRILAGLTKLVDREVTGDMPLSGLLRFTVKSNQKYADMLGKNITIIQQTTSDYATASYIPLLTLLNNLTANAVEAIKDTGIIYLNIYEKEDMTVFTVTDSGGGVNDRDRELLFEPGFTTKFDDEGVAATGIGLSHVQDIVRLFEGKITVSNAPYAGGAMFKIAIPTKNLRKEE; encoded by the coding sequence ATGGGGCAGCCGCTTAACCGACATCCATATATTCAGATTCTGCTGGTCGCGGTCGTAACGGCGATTGCCGGGGAGTTCAAGATCAATCCCTACGCTGGCGACATCTTCAGAATCGGCTTAGGCAGCAGTGCATTTCTGCTGTTTTTGCTTTTGTTTCGGCATCTTCCGTTTATACTCACCGGCGTGGTTACGGGCGTATCCGTGCTGCTGTTCCGGACAGGCCTCGATCTGGCGGGAACGGATTTTACCATACTTGAGATTGTGACCAGACATTGCTCCGCGATGGTGTATTACATAGTTTTTGCCGTGCTGATGCGTGTAATCAAAGAACGGATGGACGGTTTTCATCCGCTGGTGCTGGGGGCTGTGGCGGCGGTCATCGATCTGCTCTCCAACGAGATGGAACTGCTGACCCGGCTGCTTGTGCTGGGAACGACCTCGTTCCGCCTGAATGAATGGACGTATCTGATGGCGATTGCCATGCTGAGGACCTATTTTACAACCGGGCTGTACAGCAGCATATCCGTCAGTCAGCTTCGGCTGGTGCAGAAGGAACAGAACCGCCGGATGGAGCAGATGCTCGGTTTCGGATCGGGCCTGTACGGGGAAGTGTTCTATCTGCAAAAATCAATCGGCACGTTGGAACAGGCTACGCTGGACAGTTATGATTTGTATCGCAGTCTCAAAGACGGCGGAGAGCTGGCTAACAGCCGCCAGGTGCTCCATATCACGCAGCAGATTCATGAGGTGAAGAAGGATTCGCAGCGGATTCTGGCGGGTCTGACGAAGCTGGTGGACCGCGAAGTAACCGGCGATATGCCGCTGTCTGGCCTTCTGCGTTTTACCGTGAAGAGCAACCAGAAGTATGCCGACATGCTTGGCAAGAATATCACGATCATTCAGCAGACCACCTCCGATTATGCCACCGCAAGCTACATCCCTCTGCTCACGCTGCTCAATAACCTTACAGCTAATGCCGTCGAGGCGATCAAGGATACGGGAATCATTTATCTGAACATCTATGAAAAAGAGGATATGACCGTGTTCACGGTCACCGACAGCGGCGGCGGTGTGAACGACCGCGACCGCGAGCTGCTGTTCGAGCCGGGTTTCACAACCAAATTCGATGATGAGGGCGTGGCGGCGACAGGAATCGGACTTTCGCATGTGCAGGATATCGTCAGGTTATTCGAGGGCAAGATTACGGTCAGTAACGCCCCCTATGCGGGCGGGGCTATGTTCAAGATCGCCATTCCCACGAAGAATCTGCGAAAGGAGGAGTAG
- a CDS encoding response regulator has product MPLSFCIVDDDRSARRMLQHIIEDSGLGEVTGTAEGGQEGVRLILEESPDIVLMDLLMPDQDGIETIRSLQAQGCKSKFVMISQIENQDMVGRAYESGIEFFIRKPINRIEVETVLRRVNERYAMSRYLDEIKSSLEKLEGLQFGGAPVIPARRTVKDAVQPILMNMGMIGESGSRDITAIMEILMEREDAGTLPPLKELYESVAARYKEGTSDIAKETKAIEQRLRRALATGLTHLASIGLTDYSHPKFEYYAPLYFDFEDVRAKMKEIDQGRESGKAKVNIRKFLQVMALELQEGLGR; this is encoded by the coding sequence ATGCCGCTATCTTTCTGTATTGTTGACGATGACCGGAGCGCCAGAAGAATGCTGCAGCATATTATCGAGGACAGCGGGCTTGGCGAAGTGACGGGGACAGCCGAAGGCGGCCAGGAAGGCGTCAGGCTTATTCTGGAAGAGTCGCCCGACATTGTGCTGATGGATCTGCTCATGCCCGACCAGGACGGGATCGAGACGATCCGCTCCCTGCAGGCGCAGGGCTGCAAGTCCAAGTTCGTCATGATTTCGCAGATCGAGAATCAGGATATGGTCGGAAGGGCGTATGAGAGCGGCATCGAATTCTTCATCCGCAAGCCGATTAACCGGATTGAGGTGGAGACCGTGCTGCGCAGGGTGAACGAGCGTTATGCCATGAGCCGCTATCTGGACGAAATCAAATCGAGTCTGGAGAAGCTGGAAGGGCTTCAGTTTGGAGGGGCTCCTGTTATTCCGGCCCGGCGCACGGTCAAGGATGCCGTTCAGCCGATACTGATGAACATGGGCATGATCGGCGAGAGCGGCAGCCGCGATATTACAGCGATCATGGAAATTCTGATGGAACGGGAGGATGCGGGAACGCTGCCTCCACTTAAGGAACTGTACGAGTCAGTGGCCGCCCGTTACAAAGAGGGCACAAGCGACATCGCCAAAGAAACGAAGGCCATCGAGCAGCGGCTGCGGCGGGCGCTGGCGACCGGGCTGACGCATCTGGCCTCCATCGGTCTGACCGATTACAGCCATCCCAAATTCGAATACTACGCGCCGCTTTACTTCGATTTCGAAGACGTGCGCGCTAAGATGAAGGAAATTGACCAGGGCCGGGAATCCGGCAAGGCCAAAGTGAATATCCGCAAATTTTTGCAGGTTATGGCTCTGGAGCTTCAGGAAGGACTGGGGCGCTAA
- the corA gene encoding magnesium/cobalt transporter CorA, with translation MIRTLAVSHQGEVLMDKPLFEINLEDYKWIWADFSEPTSDETLLLDTYFHFHPLAIEDCMHVLQRPKLDYYEDVHFFVLHALNETTLKAEEVDLFVGKSLFVTYHLQEQAGMEEAWDRVVKEIHSRKGWSGGPILAAYTVMDKLVDNYFPSLYMIEDELAELDSRGSSESVEDLMSQVFDVRGRLLKLRRTIVPMRDLMYRILNSQHIQSNAEERRYFGDIYDHLLKLTDMIEADREMTADLRDSYISLNSNRMNSIMKTLTVITTIFMPLTLIAGIYGMNFDVMPELNFAYGYPLVLLIMLLLGGSMVLWFQRRGWFK, from the coding sequence ATGATACGGACACTGGCGGTTTCCCATCAGGGGGAAGTGCTGATGGATAAGCCGCTCTTTGAAATCAACTTGGAGGATTACAAATGGATATGGGCGGATTTTTCGGAACCGACTTCGGACGAGACGCTGCTTCTGGATACCTATTTTCACTTTCATCCGCTGGCGATTGAGGATTGTATGCATGTGCTTCAGCGGCCGAAGCTTGATTACTACGAGGATGTGCATTTTTTTGTGCTGCATGCGCTGAATGAGACGACGCTGAAAGCGGAAGAGGTGGATTTGTTTGTCGGCAAATCGTTGTTCGTGACCTATCATCTTCAAGAGCAGGCGGGGATGGAAGAAGCCTGGGATCGGGTTGTAAAGGAAATACACAGCCGGAAGGGTTGGTCCGGCGGTCCGATCCTGGCGGCTTATACGGTGATGGACAAGCTGGTGGACAACTATTTTCCAAGCCTATATATGATTGAGGACGAGCTGGCGGAGCTGGATAGCAGAGGGAGCAGCGAATCGGTGGAGGATCTGATGTCTCAAGTATTCGACGTTCGCGGGCGTCTCTTGAAGCTGCGCCGGACGATTGTGCCGATGCGCGATTTGATGTACCGGATTCTCAATTCCCAGCACATCCAGAGCAATGCGGAAGAACGCAGGTATTTCGGCGATATTTACGATCACCTGCTCAAACTGACGGATATGATCGAGGCCGACAGGGAAATGACGGCGGACCTGCGCGACAGCTACATATCGCTGAATTCCAACCGGATGAACTCGATTATGAAGACGCTGACGGTAATCACAACCATCTTTATGCCCTTGACGCTGATTGCCGGCATTTACGGCATGAATTTCGATGTAATGCCTGAACTGAACTTTGCCTACGGATACCCCCTTGTCTTGCTCATCATGCTGCTGCTCGGGGGAAGTATGGTGCTGTGGTTTCAAAGACGGGGCTGGTTTAAGTAA
- a CDS encoding YerC/YecD family TrpR-related protein, translating to MQLKKLNDKSIDQLFEAILTLKNMEECYVFFDDLCTVNEIQSLSQRLEVARMLGKGCTYNQIEAETGASTATISRVKRCLNYGNDGYKLTLERLGR from the coding sequence ATGCAGCTGAAGAAGCTGAACGATAAAAGTATCGATCAACTGTTTGAGGCCATTTTAACTTTAAAAAATATGGAAGAATGCTATGTGTTTTTTGACGACCTGTGCACGGTGAACGAGATTCAGTCGCTTTCGCAGCGCCTTGAAGTTGCGCGTATGCTGGGCAAAGGCTGCACTTATAACCAGATTGAAGCGGAGACCGGTGCGAGCACGGCGACCATCTCGCGGGTTAAACGGTGCCTTAACTATGGTAATGACGGCTATAAGCTGACGCTGGAACGCTTGGGGCGCTGA
- a CDS encoding sirohydrochlorin chelatase: protein MNPGVLIISHGSRDTSWVAIVDEGVSELSLREDLPVAVSFLELVEGRSIQDGIDALEGQGVTDILVIPLFVSSGSTHVDEIAYALGAKDEPEKETDLQPFRVTARVHYGDPVDDDPDIAVMVWDKIRELSVNPARETILLVGHGSVHAGFRQRWERGMSSLAECVRRVSGIAAADYALLSPDSVGDKVRYWREQGHEVLVAPIFLSEGYFTKNVIPGRLQGLIYKYTGKTLLPHPLLPHFIAAQVVEMLKRLRAGESEAGR from the coding sequence ATGAACCCGGGCGTGCTCATCATCAGTCACGGTTCGCGCGATACGTCCTGGGTGGCTATCGTCGATGAAGGGGTAAGTGAATTATCGCTGCGGGAAGATCTTCCCGTGGCGGTTTCTTTTTTGGAGCTGGTGGAAGGGCGTTCCATTCAGGACGGGATCGATGCATTGGAAGGGCAGGGCGTTACAGATATTCTGGTCATTCCGCTGTTCGTCTCGTCGGGCAGCACCCATGTTGATGAGATAGCCTATGCGCTCGGAGCCAAGGATGAACCGGAAAAAGAGACCGATCTTCAGCCGTTTAGAGTAACAGCCCGCGTTCACTATGGCGACCCCGTTGACGACGATCCGGATATCGCGGTCATGGTCTGGGATAAGATCCGGGAGCTGTCGGTTAATCCCGCCAGGGAGACTATTCTGCTGGTCGGCCACGGGAGTGTGCATGCCGGCTTCCGGCAGCGCTGGGAGCGCGGAATGTCGTCGCTGGCGGAATGCGTCCGCAGGGTCAGCGGCATTGCGGCGGCGGATTATGCGCTGCTGAGTCCGGACAGTGTAGGCGATAAGGTACGGTACTGGCGGGAACAGGGACATGAGGTGCTGGTCGCGCCGATTTTTTTAAGTGAAGGCTACTTTACCAAGAATGTCATTCCGGGGAGGCTCCAAGGATTAATCTATAAATATACCGGAAAAACACTGCTGCCACACCCGCTGCTGCCGCACTTTATCGCGGCTCAAGTGGTGGAGATGCTGAAAAGGCTGCGCGCAGGAGAAAGTGAAGCGGGCCGGTAA
- a CDS encoding diacylglycerol kinase — MKTARLIYNPTSGREEMRRRLADILDRLDQGGIEATTHATTGEGDATAAAADAVNRGYDLIIAAGGDGTLNEVVNGMAEKPNLPPLGVLPLGTTNDFARAMGIPKHWEESCDLIIQQQSRLIDLGKANDRYFINIAGGGTLTELTYEVPSRLKTMMGQLAYYLKGIEKMASLSPTELVIRASGQELIHDEFMLFLIANTNSVGGFEKLAPDARIDDGLFDVIALKKCNLAELIRLVTLALRGEHLQDKKVVYFRTNEMEVTSPGYVQLNLDGELGGTLPGHFRILPQHLRIFAQNS; from the coding sequence ATGAAAACTGCGAGATTAATATATAATCCAACTTCTGGACGGGAAGAAATGAGGAGAAGGCTTGCCGATATTCTGGACCGTCTCGACCAGGGCGGCATTGAGGCTACCACTCATGCGACGACGGGAGAAGGCGATGCGACAGCGGCGGCGGCCGATGCGGTGAATCGCGGATACGATCTCATTATTGCGGCCGGCGGCGACGGTACGCTGAATGAGGTAGTTAACGGGATGGCGGAGAAGCCGAATCTTCCTCCTCTTGGGGTGCTCCCGCTGGGAACCACAAATGATTTTGCGCGCGCTATGGGTATTCCGAAGCACTGGGAAGAATCCTGCGATCTGATTATTCAGCAGCAATCGCGTCTTATTGACCTTGGCAAAGCCAATGACCGCTATTTTATCAATATTGCCGGCGGCGGCACGCTGACCGAGCTGACATACGAAGTACCCAGCAGGCTGAAGACGATGATGGGGCAGCTCGCCTATTATTTAAAAGGAATCGAGAAAATGGCCAGCCTGTCTCCGACAGAGCTGGTGATCCGCGCAAGCGGACAGGAGTTGATCCATGACGAATTCATGCTGTTCCTGATTGCCAACACGAATTCCGTCGGAGGGTTCGAGAAGCTCGCTCCTGATGCGCGGATTGACGATGGGCTGTTCGATGTGATCGCCCTGAAAAAATGCAACCTCGCCGAGTTAATCCGCCTGGTTACCCTGGCGCTGCGCGGCGAGCATCTGCAGGATAAAAAAGTTGTGTATTTCCGTACGAATGAAATGGAAGTCACCTCTCCCGGTTATGTCCAGCTCAATCTGGACGGAGAGCTGGGCGGGACCCTTCCGGGCCATTTTCGTATCCTGCCACAGCATTTGCGGATATTCGCGCAGAATTCGTAA
- the rlmD gene encoding 23S rRNA (uracil(1939)-C(5))-methyltransferase RlmD, translated as MNNNRSGRRQGRLDSKAAGVAAGLPVNKNDEVVLDIIGMTHEGEGVGRVEGYTLFVQGALPGEKVQAKVLKTKKQYGYAKLLELVEASASRIAPPCPIYDQCGGCQLQHMDYAAQLKWKRQLVVDNLERIGKLDVAGDEANGEPRGEREPSGEPGERDGEAQAGAPQGGNSLEGDEAIANSGEPLRSGGIVVRPTLGMDEPWRYRNKAQVPIGVTDGGLVGGFYARGSHRIIDMETCLIQHEHNDAVVSAVKRIGQELGISAYNEETGRGLLRHVIVKKAFRTGEMMLVLVTNGRDIPHFDAWIGSIREELPDVVSICQNVNTQRTNVIFGGETRVLWGRDVIYDYIGDVQFAISARSFYQVNPAQTEVLYGKTVEYAGLTGRETVIDAYCGIGTISLFLAQHADKVYGVEIVREAIEDARSNAKLNNMNNVVFEVGASEDVIPNWKEQGITADVIVVDPPRKGCDPRLLETILEMKPERVVYVSCNPSTLARDLRVLEDGGYRTVEVQPVDMFPWTVHVESVALLVWNETEN; from the coding sequence ATGAATAATAACCGCAGCGGCCGCCGTCAAGGCCGCCTGGACAGTAAGGCGGCGGGAGTCGCCGCCGGGCTGCCTGTAAATAAAAACGATGAGGTCGTGCTGGATATCATCGGCATGACGCATGAAGGCGAAGGGGTAGGCCGGGTAGAGGGCTATACCCTTTTTGTGCAGGGGGCGCTTCCCGGAGAGAAAGTCCAGGCCAAGGTGCTCAAGACGAAGAAGCAGTACGGATACGCCAAGCTGCTTGAGCTTGTAGAGGCAAGCGCTTCCCGCATCGCGCCGCCCTGCCCGATCTATGACCAATGCGGCGGCTGCCAGCTGCAGCATATGGACTATGCTGCGCAGCTCAAGTGGAAGCGGCAGCTTGTAGTGGACAACCTGGAGCGGATTGGGAAGTTGGATGTGGCGGGGGATGAAGCGAACGGAGAGCCGCGGGGCGAACGGGAGCCGAGCGGGGAGCCGGGTGAGCGTGATGGTGAAGCTCAGGCGGGAGCGCCGCAGGGAGGGAATTCGCTGGAAGGCGATGAAGCGATCGCCAACTCCGGCGAGCCCCTCCGGAGCGGCGGAATTGTGGTGCGGCCGACGCTCGGTATGGACGAGCCCTGGCGCTACCGCAATAAAGCGCAGGTGCCGATCGGCGTTACCGACGGTGGACTAGTCGGCGGCTTTTACGCGCGCGGCAGCCACCGGATTATCGACATGGAGACCTGTCTGATTCAGCATGAGCATAACGACGCCGTCGTATCGGCCGTCAAGCGAATCGGCCAGGAGCTCGGCATCTCCGCATATAATGAAGAAACCGGCCGCGGCCTGCTGCGGCATGTCATCGTCAAGAAGGCGTTCCGTACCGGAGAGATGATGCTGGTGCTGGTGACGAACGGACGGGATATCCCGCATTTTGACGCCTGGATCGGCAGCATCCGGGAGGAACTCCCGGATGTCGTGAGCATCTGCCAGAACGTCAATACGCAGCGGACGAACGTTATTTTTGGCGGCGAGACCCGCGTATTGTGGGGCAGAGACGTCATCTATGATTATATCGGCGATGTGCAGTTCGCCATTTCGGCGCGGTCTTTTTACCAGGTGAACCCGGCGCAGACCGAAGTGTTGTACGGCAAAACGGTCGAATACGCCGGACTGACCGGCCGCGAAACCGTCATCGACGCTTACTGCGGCATCGGCACGATTTCCCTGTTCCTCGCGCAGCATGCGGACAAGGTATACGGTGTCGAAATCGTCCGCGAAGCCATCGAGGATGCGCGGTCGAACGCAAAGCTTAACAACATGAACAATGTAGTGTTCGAGGTCGGCGCATCCGAAGACGTCATTCCAAACTGGAAAGAGCAGGGCATCACTGCCGATGTCATCGTCGTCGATCCCCCACGCAAAGGCTGCGATCCCCGCCTGCTGGAGACGATCCTGGAAATGAAGCCCGAGCGGGTGGTGTATGTGTCCTGTAATCCGTCCACCCTGGCAAGGGATTTGCGGGTGTTGGAGGATGGTGGGTATCGGACCGTCGAGGTGCAGCCGGTGGATATGTTTCCGTGGACGGTGCATGTGGAATCAGTTGCTTTATTAGTATGGAATGAAACAGAGAACTGA
- a CDS encoding N-6 DNA methylase codes for MENWKLMVENKLKKEKNSVASINIEKESVSYAEEIKHNRNLRILTGDEEVVRAFVIDRLVNELDYKPENLEVEKEYTIKGGHSKINPRVDVLVKDESGNPFFFIEVKAPNKYEKDKSEIEGQLFALAQAEERDFKTKVKYLVYYTTELLDEEVVDRSIIIDFEKYKTYVDWENDGFISIGTELTAGYGEPKKQPLTKGDEKNDLRVRINREEIAALGKNLHNVLWGGGGTNDSEIFYSLVNIILAKIQDEYEKEDAKEYDFQVYQYGNNIESQNKIYERINALYKRALKQQLNVSEQQKIDDDNVINRNKFPLNKLVYTVQSLESFSFLEGRSSLDGKDVLGDFFESITRDGFKQNKGQFFTPTPIVKFILYALQLDNLAIERLNNARELPLIIDPSAGSGTYLVEAMKLITKEIKYKQKNKVKSSRQIKQRFEELFAPDNNENKWAREYLYGSEINFDLGTASKVNMILHGDGSTNIFVKDGLLPFRNYIKETSPNYLETAYAESIYNDKDVNGKFDVVVSNPPFSVDLDTQTQRQIKNTFLFGNKKNSENLFIERYYQLLKEGGRLGVVLPESIFDTTENKYIRLFLFKYFNIKAVISLPNSTFEPFTSTKTSLLFAQKKNKKEVEKWNELWEKYGKEWSLLLTRINDYNSYFVEGKELNKKWAKDVITDIEEGNIGNITKNIKRFLKDYISKEDEELSIKELLTKFKMEIINLSKYEKETNVFGFYNAWWVFGEVSKELNYTIFMAEAENIGYKRTKRGESLMPNDLYDLEYAPNELKYSDVINSYVGEINDLTGNLEQLEAEKKDLEDREKQNVVTQKKTDKLTEAVNALNSLLETIAAEKEEVENILTTFYANDLLKEEYEERTDMELISQFKNGLLSRYRSDDILLRKTTVQTILDAIRQEVVWK; via the coding sequence ATGGAAAACTGGAAATTGATGGTAGAAAATAAACTCAAAAAAGAGAAAAATAGTGTAGCAAGCATAAATATAGAAAAAGAAAGTGTTAGCTATGCGGAAGAAATTAAACATAACAGGAACCTTAGAATACTGACAGGCGATGAGGAAGTTGTAAGAGCATTTGTAATTGATCGTTTGGTTAACGAACTTGACTATAAACCTGAAAATCTTGAAGTTGAAAAAGAGTACACAATAAAGGGTGGGCACAGCAAGATTAATCCAAGAGTTGATGTGTTGGTTAAAGATGAAAGTGGTAACCCTTTCTTTTTTATTGAAGTAAAAGCACCAAACAAGTATGAGAAGGATAAATCGGAAATTGAAGGGCAACTATTCGCACTTGCTCAAGCAGAAGAACGTGATTTTAAGACAAAGGTGAAGTATTTGGTTTATTACACAACCGAATTACTAGATGAGGAAGTTGTAGATAGATCAATAATTATTGATTTTGAAAAATATAAGACCTATGTGGATTGGGAAAATGACGGCTTTATATCTATAGGAACGGAGTTAACTGCTGGTTATGGAGAGCCTAAGAAGCAACCACTGACTAAAGGTGATGAAAAAAACGACTTGAGGGTTAGAATAAATCGTGAAGAAATTGCAGCTCTCGGAAAAAACTTGCATAATGTTCTATGGGGTGGGGGAGGAACTAACGATAGTGAAATATTTTATTCACTTGTAAATATTATTCTAGCTAAAATTCAAGATGAATACGAGAAAGAAGATGCAAAAGAATATGATTTTCAGGTATATCAATATGGTAATAACATTGAAAGTCAAAATAAAATTTATGAACGTATAAATGCCCTTTATAAAAGAGCTTTAAAGCAACAACTTAATGTATCAGAGCAACAAAAGATTGATGACGATAACGTTATTAATCGCAACAAGTTCCCATTAAATAAGCTGGTTTATACTGTTCAGTCTTTGGAGTCATTTTCCTTTTTGGAAGGGCGAAGTTCCCTAGATGGAAAAGATGTTTTAGGTGATTTTTTCGAAAGTATTACCAGAGATGGATTTAAACAAAATAAAGGACAGTTTTTTACACCAACTCCAATTGTTAAATTCATACTTTATGCTTTACAACTCGATAACCTTGCAATTGAAAGGTTAAATAATGCAAGAGAATTACCATTAATCATTGACCCTTCTGCTGGAAGCGGAACATATTTGGTAGAAGCTATGAAACTTATCACTAAAGAAATAAAATACAAGCAAAAGAATAAAGTGAAATCGAGCCGTCAAATTAAACAACGCTTTGAAGAGCTGTTTGCTCCTGACAATAACGAGAATAAATGGGCGAGGGAATATTTATATGGTTCTGAGATCAATTTCGATTTAGGAACCGCATCCAAAGTGAATATGATCTTACACGGGGACGGTTCTACAAATATTTTTGTGAAGGATGGGTTGTTACCTTTCCGAAATTACATTAAAGAAACTTCACCAAACTATTTGGAAACAGCGTATGCAGAATCTATTTACAACGATAAAGATGTAAATGGTAAATTTGATGTTGTTGTAAGTAACCCACCATTTAGTGTTGATTTGGACACGCAAACTCAAAGACAAATAAAGAATACTTTCCTTTTTGGTAACAAGAAAAACTCTGAAAACCTTTTTATTGAACGATACTATCAGCTTCTTAAAGAAGGTGGACGTTTGGGGGTAGTTTTACCAGAAAGTATATTTGATACAACTGAAAACAAATATATTCGACTTTTCTTATTCAAATATTTCAATATCAAAGCTGTGATTAGTTTGCCAAATTCAACTTTTGAACCTTTTACTTCTACAAAAACAAGCCTGCTTTTTGCACAGAAAAAAAATAAGAAAGAAGTTGAAAAATGGAATGAACTCTGGGAAAAGTACGGAAAAGAATGGAGTTTATTGCTAACAAGAATTAATGACTACAATTCGTACTTTGTTGAAGGTAAAGAACTCAATAAAAAGTGGGCTAAAGATGTTATAACCGACATTGAGGAAGGTAATATAGGAAATATCACTAAAAATATCAAACGTTTTTTGAAAGACTACATTTCAAAAGAAGATGAGGAACTTAGTATTAAAGAGCTTCTGACTAAATTCAAAATGGAAATTATAAATTTATCTAAGTACGAAAAAGAAACTAATGTTTTTGGATTTTATAATGCTTGGTGGGTATTTGGAGAGGTATCAAAAGAATTAAACTACACTATATTTATGGCTGAAGCTGAAAATATTGGATACAAACGAACAAAAAGGGGCGAATCACTAATGCCCAATGATCTATATGATCTTGAGTATGCACCTAATGAGCTTAAATATAGTGATGTGATAAATAGTTATGTTGGAGAAATTAATGATTTAACGGGAAATTTGGAACAATTAGAAGCTGAAAAGAAGGACTTAGAAGATAGGGAAAAACAAAATGTAGTCACTCAGAAGAAAACTGATAAACTGACGGAAGCTGTAAATGCATTAAATTCACTATTAGAAACTATTGCAGCTGAAAAAGAAGAAGTTGAAAATATACTAACTACTTTTTATGCTAATGATTTATTGAAAGAAGAATATGAAGAACGGACAGATATGGAATTAATAAGTCAATTCAAAAATGGTTTGCTTTCTCGTTATAGAAGTGATGACATATTACTTCGAAAAACTACTGTTCAAACTATCTTAGATGCCATAAGGCAGGAGGTAGTTTGGAAGTGA